One Dama dama isolate Ldn47 chromosome 31, ASM3311817v1, whole genome shotgun sequence genomic window carries:
- the LOC133050211 gene encoding NADH dehydrogenase [ubiquinone] iron-sulfur protein 8, mitochondrial-like: MRCLTMPTLLRALAQAQAARAGHASGRGLHSSAVAATYKYVNLREPAMDMKSVADRAAQTLLWTELVRGLGMTLSYLFREPATINYLFEKGPLSPRFRGEHALRRYPSGEERCIACKLCEAVCPAQAITIEAEPRADGSRRTTRYDIDMTKCIYCGFCQEACPVDAIVEGPNFEFSTETHEELLYNKEKLLNNGDKWEAEIAANIQADYLYR; this comes from the coding sequence ATGCGCTGCCTGACCATGCCCACGCTGCTTCGGGCcctggcccaggcccaggccgCACGTGCAGGGCATGCCAGTGGCCGGGGCCTCCACAGCAGTGCAGTGGCAGCCACCTACAAGTATGTGAACCTGCGGGAGCCCGCGATGGACATGAAGTCGGTGGCAGACCGGGCAGCACAGACCCTGCTGTGGACCGAGCTCGTCCGAGGCCTGGGCATGACCCTGAGCTACCTGTTCCGTGAGCCGGCCACCATCAACTACCTGTTTGAGAAGGGCCCACTGAGCCCGCGCTTCCGCGGGGAGCACGCACTACGCCGATACCCGTCCGGTGAGGAGCGCTGCATCGCCTGCAAGCTCTGTGAGGCTGTCTGCCCTGCCCAGGCCATCACCATCGAGGCTGAGCCGCGGGCCGATGGCAGCCGCCGGACCACGCGCTACGACATCGACATGACCAAGTGCATCTACTGCGGCTTCTGCCAGGAGGCCTGCCCCGTGGATGCCATCGTGGAGGGCCCCAACTTCGAGTTTTCCACGGAGACGCACGAGGAGCTTCTATACAACAAGGAGAAGCTGCTCAACAACGGGGACAAGTGGGAGGCCGAGATCGCCGCCAACATCCAGGCCGACTACCTTTACCGATGA